Part of the Leptolyngbya sp. BL0902 genome, ACTTTAAGTACCTTATTTTGGATCACAAAGCTGAAGGCACAGGCTAACAACTTCAATGCACCCAACCGCCGAAAAGTTATCTGTGGGAGTTCGAGGTTATCTGCGGCGATTGATTGGGAACAATAGACCGCCGGAAGAACCTTGGGATAGGGGTATTGGCTTAGTGAAAGTAGGACGCGCCGTTGACATCGAAGGTGGCTCCGGTGGCGTGGGGGGCAAGGCCAGCGGCGAGGAAGGCGACCAGGTTGGCGATGTCTTGGGGATCGGCAGGCGCACCCATGGGGATGTCGCGGGTGACGTACTCATCTCCCCGTTCGGCCATCACTTGCTCGATGCGGTCGGTGCGGACGAAGCCGGGGGCAATGGCATAGGCCCGAACACCGTCCTTCGCAAAGCCCTTGGCGAGGGTGCGGGTGAGGCTAATCACACCACCCTTAGAAGCGGCGTAAGGAGCAAATTCTGGGCCATCGCCCCGAAAGGCGGCGCGGCTGGCGAGATTAACCAAGGTGCCGCCGCCCTGGGTTTGAAAGTGGAGGACGGCTTCTCGGCACAGATCCGCCACGGCGATCAGGTTGACCTGAAGAGTTTGCTGCCAAGCATCGGCCCAGATATCCCAGTTTTCCTCAATGGGAGCGGCGGGCATGGTAGCGGCATTGTTCACCACGGTGGCGATTGACCCACGCCACGCCACGGCTTTGGCCCACAAGTCCCTAGCGGCACCGGGTTGGGACAAATCCGTCTGAACTAAATACACCCGCTCGGAGGGCACCCCATGGGCACCGAGGTCAGCGGCGATGGCTTCGGCTTCGGTCTGCCCCTGGCCATAGTGCAGCACTACCGAGGCTCCGGCCCGATGAAGGGTTTTGACGATGGCTTGGCCAATGCCGCGAGAGCCGCCCGTCACCAAAATCGTTTGGTTTGCTAAATCAATCATCGGATTGCGTCCCGTTGGTTCCTACAATGGAATGATTAACTATTGGTTATACAACCCTGGAGGAATGCATGGTAGGCCGTCCAATTATTCTTGGCATCGTGGGCGACAGCGCCGCTGGCAAAACCACCCTAACGCGAGGCATTGCCCAAATTTTAGGCGAAGACCAAGTCACCACCATCTGCACGGACGACTACCACCGCTACGACCGCAAGCAGCGCAAGGAAATGGGCATCTCCGCCCTCCACCCCGACTGCAACTACATCGACATCATCCAGCAGCACCTGGGCCTACTGCGGACGGGACAGCCCATCCTCAAGCCGATCTACAACCACAGCAGCGGCGAATTTGACGCCCCGGAATATATTGAACCTCGCCGATTTGTGATTGTGGAAGGGCTGCTGGGCTACTCCACCCGTGCCTGCCGCGATGCCTACGATGTGAAGGTCTACCTTGCGCCGCCGGAAGACCTGCGGGCCAACTGGAAGATCAAG contains:
- a CDS encoding SDR family NAD(P)-dependent oxidoreductase, which codes for MIDLANQTILVTGGSRGIGQAIVKTLHRAGASVVLHYGQGQTEAEAIAADLGAHGVPSERVYLVQTDLSQPGAARDLWAKAVAWRGSIATVVNNAATMPAAPIEENWDIWADAWQQTLQVNLIAVADLCREAVLHFQTQGGGTLVNLASRAAFRGDGPEFAPYAASKGGVISLTRTLAKGFAKDGVRAYAIAPGFVRTDRIEQVMAERGDEYVTRDIPMGAPADPQDIANLVAFLAAGLAPHATGATFDVNGASYFH